Proteins found in one Miscanthus floridulus cultivar M001 chromosome 4, ASM1932011v1, whole genome shotgun sequence genomic segment:
- the LOC136548683 gene encoding uncharacterized protein — protein sequence MTLSECERPAALCLFLLVFVYGDEWAIVVVEDQTTQQEDQSRIEDNVGIDTDDNNVSDHEPIFNSPTTESTCVDEEPIFTIDMYDPVNWDNLDNKARDILVEKGPIREENIVFPMDARSRHFAYTHYSRKMSNGELFGSSNRKSSLGHDGFRDWSHVSERLKEHEVSVDHMTTMNSWNELRVRLSKHETIDKELQHQITKEKERIRLVLLRIVAIVKFLGKRSLAFRGSSEQLYNDVNGNFLACCEMVAEFDLNELIALMASRITSSNIKIVKEAKYFSVILDCTPDVDDTSGEGLFNVLVDSIKSFGLNVHDIRGQGYDNGSNMKGKHKGRIYVLFSGSTKRWNVLLEHVLDLTMKSLSNTRWESRIKSVRAIRYQAPQLRSALLWLSEDGDTEPKDRSDAKNLYDVLGSYEFILGMNYRNTGFADSVVAATEIALEMGVDASFPVKRRSVRKKQFDETECNEAILQAEKDFETFYFLVMVDMAISSLKSRFKELQSFNEKFGFLMNSTSLKAMDDADIKDHCIKFAKTFSSDGSSDVDVNDIISELAVMQSTLPDKPMSAMEIFEFVTEADCYPNISIAYQILFTMPVTVASAERTFSKLKLLKNYLRSVMSQERLNGLATLCIEKKLLDEIDIEAIINDFAAANVRRNF from the exons ATGACTCTGAGCGAGTGCGAGCGGCCGGCGGCACTCTGTCTGTTCCTGCTGGTTTTCGTATATGGAG ATGAATGGGCAATAGTTGTTGTGGAGGATCAAACTACGCAACAAGAAGATCAAAGCCGTATAGAAGATAATGTTGGCATCGACACGGATGATAATAATGTGAGTGACCATGAGCCCATATTTAATTCTCCTACGACGGAATCTACTTGTGTTGATGAAGAACCAATTTTTACTATTGATATGTATGATCCAGTAAATTGGGACAATCTTGATAACAAAGCAAGGGACATATTAGTGGAGAAGGGGCctattagagaagaaaatattgtGTTTCCAATGGATGCCAGATCAAGACATTTTGCATACACTCATTATTCTAGAAAAATGAGCAATGGCGAG TTGTTTGGTTCTAGTAACCGCAAGAGTTCATTGGGGCATGATGGCTTTAGAGATTGGAGCCATGTTAGTGAAAGACTAAAAGAGCATGAAGTTAGCGTGGATCATATGACCACCATGAACTCTTGGAATGAATTGAGAGTTAGATTAAGCAAACATGAAACAATTGACAAGGAGTTGCAACATCAAATCACAAAGGAGAAAGAACGCATAAGGCTAGTTCTACTAAGAATTGTTGCCATTGTAAAGTTTCTTGGTAAACGCAGTTTAGCTTTTAGaggatctagtgagcaactttacaatgatgtgaatggtaatttcttAGCTTGTTGTGAGATGGTTGCTGAATTTGACTTG AATGAGTTGATTGCACTTATGGCTTCTAGAATTACAAGCTCCAACATAAAGATTGTTAAAGAGGCCAAATATTTCTCAGTTATTCTTGATTGTACCCCAGAT GTGGATGACACATCTGGTGAGGGGCTTTTCAATGTATTAGTTGACTCCATCAAATCATTTGGCCTTAATGTTCATGATATTAGAGGTCAAGGTTATGACAATGGCTCTAATATGAAAGGAAAACATAAGGGG AGGATATATGTATTATTTTCAGGTTCTACCAAAAGATGGAATGTTTTGCTTGAACATGTTCTAGATTTGACCATGAAATCATTAAGCAATACTCGTTGGGAGAGTCGCATCAAAAGTGTCCGAGCAATTAGATATCAAGCTCCTCAACTAAGATCAGCTTTGTTGTGGCTAAGTGAGGATGGAGATACTGAACCAAAGGATAGAAGTGATGCAAAAAATTTATATGACGTGCTTGGCAGCTATGAGTTCATACTTGGTATG AACTACAGAAATACTGGGTTTGCTGATAGTGTGGTTGCTGCCACAGAAATAGCACTTGAAATGGGAGTAGATGCATCATTTCCAGTAAAGCGTCGTTCTGTTAGGAAGAAACAATTTGATGAAACTGAATGCAATGAAGCTATCTTGCAAGCTGAGAAGGATTttgaaactttttattttttggtTATGGTTGATATGGCAATTAGTTCATTAAAAAGCAGATTTAAAGAACTACAGTCATTCAATGAAAAATTCGGATTTCTAATGAATTCAACATCCTTGAAGGCAATGGATGATGCTGATATAAAAGACCATTGCATTAAATTTGCAAAAACTTTCTCTTCAGATGGTTCATCGGATGTTGATGTAAATGATATAATTTCTGAGTTAGCTGTTATGCAGTCTACTCTGCCAGATAAGCCAATGTCTgctatggagatttttgagtttgtcACAGAAGCGGATTGTTATCCTAATATTTCTATTGCTTATCAGATCCTATTCACTATGCCTGTGACTGTGGCCTCAGCTGAAAGAACATTTTCAAAGCTGAAATTATTGAAGAATTATTTGAGGTCTGTAATGTCCCAAGAAAGATTAAATGGTTTGGCAACTTTATGCATCGAGAAGAAATTATTAGATGAAATTGATATTGAGGCCATCATCAATGACTTCGCAGCAGCAAATGTTAGAAGAAATTTTTAA